TCATTAGGATAAATGAGTTCTGTCCAAAGTCTCTTCGTTGttcttttttaatgaaaaaaaaaatcaatgtgcttttttttttgtaatctATGTGAATTAATATATAGAttcatatattatacatgtatatatactgttcAGTGTATGGCCATAAGTGAGTCATTCCATTTTTCACtatgtatttcattgaaaactaaTTGTGAGGTCACTTTGtccagtttttttttcttcttcttctcttaATTATTTAAAACTGTTCAAATTTTCTGCTGATACTTTGatgattgaaaatgatttatgaaatcaccaaagaaaaaaaaaataacttcaAATTACTATAATGTCATAAAGAATTAGTctcaaatttacaatgtatcataccgaatttgaaaagaattgaaacagTACTTAATGCCTTATGTTCTGACATTTAATAACTggccattttggtcccaccctgataccaaaatccctatccctgggatcatcaaattcacaattttggtaaaggaatatcttttctttccaaaatatccatttagtttcaatttagtatcaatgatATAATTAAGTGTTTACacttaaacactatatatactaTGTTTGACCCTACCCTGGGCTCAGATTCTCTACCcagggaatcatgaaatttacaattttggtagtagtctttctgctctacatcatttgTCTTgcacatgtgtggttgtagaaaagaatatatttgaaattggtaaatatttagcagtttttgtcccacccTTTAAGGCCTCagaggtgcaggagtcctgaaatttacaatttatgttccacTTGtcccaaatatgtttcataccaaatttgaaaaagaattggactggtagttatcaagaagttgaaaatgttcaattgttaatggatGGCAACCAATTGcaaaaatgatacatgtaacacacaatTTTGATGACTTGAAAAGTACCTTTCATTAGTAGAACTAAACACCACACTAGTAACTTtggaaattcaaataatttatattctaaagtAAAGAGTGATCAAGGTATTTGTGGACAGATGTGAGGGGAGGTGGagtctgtcaaattttaaaaactattgTTAATAAATTTGTCCTATAAAGGTCATATTTTCGTTTTTAGAAAATCCTATTTTTGTCCTACTTTCTGATGATAAAAtcctatttttcctatattttttttatccaaaagTTGCTATGACCCATGATAATGTTgcaataagttttttttaaaaagacatttgtcaaataaatagtcataaaatgaaatgatgactcaCTTATAGACAGTTGCTGTACATCCTTGGTCAATATCTAGcctaaaattttattcaaattgtaAGAATAACAATTTATGAAAGAACGCTCATGttgtttgactttttttttttcatattgtaattGATATGAGGTGAAATGACAGTTGAGTTAGCTACTGTGATAAAATTATTCACATTGAGTTATATCACAATTTAACTgcattatatgttttatatattatgaccatatatatatatatatataaatgattaatttttttttaggaaatCAACGAGACGGATAGAACAGAGAGACTTTTGATGCAGAAACACCACGACTTCAGTCTGTACTCACATAGCTATTATACATCACAACCCGACTGTCTACAAgacatcaacaacaacaatgaTGAGAATATGATTCTTGATGATGTTGATATAAAGACTTTGAAAGATGAAGGTAcacataaaaaaagaaaatattaatatttcaaagaggttttaaaaattattgaatatagatacagaatttaattgtttaGGCTTGAATTTTGAACATGTTGGCCAGATCAAAAGTCAATGTCTTACGAAAATATGAATGAGGTCTACTATAATTATTGTTGTTAagacccccaccccctaaaaaaTGAGAgattaaattaaataaaatctataaatcaTAAACTATTTCATGAAAGAAACATCAGTAATCACATACTTTTATGTGTATACTGGTCATTGTTGGGTAACTTGTGGGGCTCTTGACTCTCCTACCACTGTTTTGTGTCCTTTCTTGACCaaactattcaaatttaaatttgtcATCAGACACCCATCTGTCTGGTCTCAATCCTTAATGTTATCTTTTAATTACAGGTGTACAGTGTGACCCTGACCCTCTGCTACAGGAGAACCTTGCCTTGAAGAAGGAGTTAGACGACCTCAAGAGAGAACGCTCCAGATACATTTGGAATGTAGAGAAGATTGCCAACGATGATGCCAAGACAAAGTTTTACACTGGGCTGCCTTCTTTTGCAGTGTTTATGTGGCTTTTCAAGTAGGCATACAAATTTAGTCACATTTGAACATAGTGGTACATAGCTTTGTAATTTTAGTTACTTTTCGctaagttttacatcattcaAATATAGATCTGCATTGCATGTTTTTCTATTGCTGTATAATCCTAATACATAATTTAATCCTTTTTTTAACATAGCTTCATGAAACCAAAGGCAGAGAGAATGAGGTACTGGATTGGCTCCAACACATACCTGACAGCAGACAGACAGAGGAAATCTAAGGGGTCATTGGAGCTGGTTGACCAGTTACTTGCTGTCCTTCTTAGACTTAGACTAGGACTGTTTACCTCTGATATTGCCCATAGATTTGGTATATCAGAGAGTActttttccaaatattttgCCACCTGGATTTCTTCACTTGCATGTGAACTGAAATCTTTAAATCCATTTCCTGCACGTGATATCATCGACAGAACAATGCCATTATCTTTTAAATCAAAGTATTCATCTGTTCGAGTTATACTCGACTGTACAGAACTTTTTATACAGAAGTCCTCTAGTCTTGTAAATCAGAGTATGACATTTTCTAACTACAAACATCATACAACTGTGAAATTTCTTGTTGGCATCACACCATCAGGTGTTATTTCTTTTATATCTGAAGGTTGGCCAGGTAAGGTATCTGACAGAGAACTGACAATTAATTCAGGTATTATAGATCTGTTAGATGAAAATGACAGTGTTATGGCGGACAAAGGTTTTACGATAAGAGATCTgttggaaaataaaaaatgtaatttgaaCATTCCTCCATTCAGAGGTGCATGTCCGCAATTTTCAACAGATGAAGTTTTCAAAACACAGGAGATAGCCTCATTAAGAATACATGTAGAGAGGAGTATAGGTCGAGTTAAAAACTTCCATATTTTGGATGGTGTTATGCCTATAACTTTGCAACCATTAGTCACTAAAATTTTCCAGGTGATTTGTTGGCTAACAAATCTTGATGTGCCATTAATTACAAATTAATTTCCATTTATGTACATGAGTGTATTTTTATAGGAAGTGCTGCTTTAATTGATTTCAGACtgatgaaaatgacaaattgtaATTCAAATGATTTCAAACTAATTATTCTGATTGAAGTCAtgtcaacatattttttatttttggaatttgataATTAGGAGAACAAAACATTTATGGTGGAACATGTCAAAGGGAAAACGATTCTTATGCTTCATTTAAGTGATCAGTAAACAACTCTACTTTTGTACATATGTTACACGTTTCTtgttcatgtatatttataaaccATGCTTGCCATATTTATGGTGTGATTCCAGTTGGTTTGTGATTggcaaatgaatattttttagtTTAATGTAGAAATCCATTGCTATCTGATAAAAATGACACTTGCAGTCATTTGAAACTGTTCTTCAAAGATATTGACACTTGTTTATACATTTGGGATagattatatgaaataatttctttcaaaacttaattaattattgattaatgaattattgattatGCATGTTGATCATTGCATGATTTGGCATttgtatactgtacaacaaacAATGATATGTGTGGTTatctaaatcaaattttaaaatatcaattgtcTTTCCTGTCAGAagtgcatactatatatatatatatatatacacaagtaTGATGAAATTTCAACTTTATTGTCAGACTTTTCTTTTATAAAGCAATAAGTTCAAatgatacattgtaaatgtaactTCAGAGCTTCAGATATTTAAGGATGAGGATTTTTTGCAGAAATATGCATTATGAAGTTTATCAAATTCTGAATTGGGAAAAGCATTACTTCTATCCATTAGGAGAATAAAATTCAAAGTGGCATTGCTCTTTAATGACTATATCTCAGGAAAACAGAATTTGAACagattaaaaatcttaaaagtagataaataatagaaattatctggagctctgtaaCTGGATAATGTGATGCATATAAAATTCAATAAGTCTAGGCATCATAGAGGACACAAACTCTGaatcaaaatatattctgtCAATACAAATATTGTTCTGAGCAGTGTCTGTCCATACTACAAAGTCACACCATGGTAATCGCATAATTGCCATTTCTCCCTGAACTTGAGCATAAAACTTGTGGCTCTTTTTGAGACGTGGTCCTTCCATACTATATTCTAAACAGAAATTTGGACATCCCATTGCAACAATCTCACTCACTTCCATTGTTGTTACTTGAGTTCCCTTGATGGAGTATGGACACTTAATCTCTAGTACACCTATGCTGTCACCATCAAAAACTCTCCCGTCACTGGAGGCACCCAAAAATGAGTTATCTGTGCACAAAGTGAGACCTGTATCCTCAACTTTAAAATTGTTGTTTGTGGCAGTCTTCAGATTGACATACTCTGAGCGTGCCTTTGCCTCATTTTGTTGTCCCCACTGAACAGCTGGTGGCAGAGATGCATACCTATAAATACACAGAACTTTAACCTAGGGAAAGAAGGCCCGCACAATTTTagttatatgtatatcaaataaaatgatgacaAAAGAAATACAGCATGGCGatcaagtacattgtatatattaaaGTTTTTTATCCCCATATGTTATCattcataataaatgtattacattcataacattataatgataattttagtTCTAATATTATGTTTTCCATATCAACATATGAAAGCAACAATTTatattaaattaatgatatcagcCAGGGTAGCTCAGTAGTTAGAACACGAGAATAATGTCAGCTACATTAAATGTAGCCTGACTTTAAGGAATTGTGGGCCTAGCTTGGAATAATTGTCTGGTTTTATCGTTACACTGTATTTGTATTCCGCATTAcctatatacacatgtatgccCATGTATTATAAAGTCATAAACTATCACAACTTACTTCTGAAGACTAGACCCCTCTACAATTTGCTTGATCAAAGACTTTGGATTGGGTCCAGCCTTCAATACATCACCAAATATGGAACTGGTTAAACGACCAATATGTAGTTTCTGCCACATTTCTGATGTCCTCTGGCCTCTTGTACTCGTCTCAATAAATTCAACCAATTCGTGATCAATTGTAATCTGAGGTGCTGAAATGTAAAAGTTAATCATCAGGTAATCATTATATTAAACTGAGGATGCATACGATGGTTAGTATTTTGCATATTCTTAAATAATATTGATGTCCATCAAATTGAAATCtataaattttgcagctttCAGTATAgttatatagtatatatgaattattttttcattccTTACCATTATCCTCACAAAATATAAGATTTTTCATCCTTGTCACCATTGGATCTTCAATATCCTGGACCTCCATTTCCTTTATGGCTTCTGGGGCATGGTCGGGTATATTCCACAAGTGGGACATCCCTACAAAATAAGTGTATGTTTATGAATGACATCTATTTGTGACATAATGACTCCTCAAAATTAACTatacaaaattgttaaaatctataaatactaATATCTATACAAGTAAATTTTTCCTGTTGAAATTCAATCCTTAATACCTGTATGTGGAAAGACATCTCTTAATTCCTTTAACTGCCACAGAGTGGTGTTAATATTTATGTCTTTGTCATCTGAATGGCGAGGATCATAGGCTGCGAGTGGATCAAGGTTTTCTTCAGTATCTGCCAATTTACGCTTTTTCTTGGGCAAAGTGCTGATTGGTCCGATTGGTTTTGTTTGTCGCCCAGGAATGATCCATTTACATGGTTGAGATGTACAGCTCTCTGAAGTCGTCTCATTAGTTTTTGCATGACTCAATGCAAAAAGTAGGGCGCCTATGTGACTACATGCCTGTGCTAACCTACAAATTCATAAAAAGGaacaacaaaattaattttaataataatataatctGTTATAAAGGAGTAATCAAatgcctatatacatgtatttttttctgaagaaaagtgttgtatattttcaattgattaaaagaaatatacaatcataaaagatatatcattaatatgaaatcattttaaattcataattgtGGCAATTATGATTTCTGGATAAATTTGAAAAGCTAAGTTTCTAATTATCTAAAACCCAGCTTTTTagaagaattttactttttatttggtgaaataaATTACCCAATAGGACACTGACAGTATCCATGCTGTACATTTGGTTTGCCTGCATTTGTAGTCAGGATGCAAATGAAAACCTGATATTGCTGTTTCCTCATAGATGCCTGACATTTTGCTCTGACATATATGACAGAACTATTTATCTGGAAAGAATGTGTACAACTTTGAAcagattaaataaaaaacaacccTAAACAATGTTGTATACAGTAGGCCTAACAATTTTTCTATATGTAGAGCAtgcatttattatatacatgtgctAGTACAATTAATATTGATGACTATTTCACAAATCAGAGTAAATGTTGTGGAAAAAAGATTCTCATTTAATAGGTCTATTAAAAAAATTTACCTTTGACACTTTAATATCTTGGACGTCACCGGCTTCAAAGTGCTTCACAGATCTGTCCAAGCCCTTGAAATTGCTTGCTGTACCACCATATGTTGTTGGTCTTTCGATCATATAACTATAGATATCACTAAATGTTATAGTGGGGATGGACGAGTAACCCGGACTTTCATAAGCAACAACGTTGAATGGTGGTAAGCTGTCCTGAAACGATCCTACTAGCGGAGATTCAAGTGCGTCTTTTTCTACGATCGGTGTTAAAATCGAAGTTTCAGTCTGACTTAACAGCAATTCCTGAATgatttattcttttttctttcttttaacaTCAATGCCAACATCTACCGCCAGATATCTCAGATCATTTACCTTTAGTTTGTTCAAATTCTCCCGCTTTGTCATTATAATTCATGTAACCAACGTAAACATGATGGAAGGTTGCCGTCCGGAAGCATTTGTGCGCATGTGCGAGATTTATCGTGAAAAGGcttattatttcaaaattcacttcctgTTGGCAGATATGGGCGATTTTCGATAAGAGATTTTGTCCGCGAGAGTAGTATAACCCGCCTCCATAGACgggtcaactgagtgcacttttgaggtcaaaaggtcaagtttgCGTGTGGATGGacggttcaactgagtgcacttttgagGTGAAGTTTTAGTGCATTCGAGAGCTAGGGGTGGACCGTGGTTGCGCGTGCCGAGGTAGCGCGTGTTAAGACTGTGTACCGGGCTAGGCGGGTATGAACTAGAGCGCGTGCTATGACACAACAATGGGGAAGAATCGATAGCGCTATGACGTAACAGTAGGGTTAAAGTCGCTATGACGACGAGGCCTGAGCTGTGTTTTATCGGTGTGTTAATCCTCAGTGTTTGAATCCTTTTTGTTAAAATTCACAGTGGGTATGAATAAAAAACGCATGATTttaagtttacacatttattaaatgttaaTTAATTTAGAGTTCAGGTTATTGACATTGTGGAACATTCTATATGACGTTGTGGTCGAGCTAGGACTGGAACATTCTATATGACGTTGTGGAAAAACCTGCttttctatgacgtcacaataagtatataaacgCAATACACAATTCACGTTGTCACTTTCATCAGCATGTCTGAGCGAATACACAACGACTTACGGAATAACGGAAATGGACTTCCACGCAAATTATATTGAACAGCGATTGAGATTTTTAGAGGAACAACTTCACATACAGCGAGAGCGTGAATTAGAACTCCGCAGAGAAAACTGGCAACGAGTGAGATTTTTAcagcggggagggggggggggggggggtagacagAGAAAAACGACAGTTAGTGTCGGAATATTATCAAATCAAGCTCGACAGAGGCCGCCATTCCAGGAAATTTaaagtgaaacaaaatgtgtacaACGTTACGTTCAAAGAGCTTCCAGATTTTTCCTTTACTCGGCGATTATTCAAAGATATGCTCAAAAATGTGAAACGGGAAATGCAGTGCAACCCCAATGATTATGTACGGTTAAATATTCGACACCCGTCTTTGGATTCCGAGATTTGGGTGGAATTCACACAGTTCAAGAATCTCAACGaggataaaattttgaataagatAGAAGCCGTACAGCAATCTAAGAAAGAGTTCCTGATGACAGACGGAGCCACACAGCTGGATTTTTTTTCCATGTGAAATATCCGCAAGGTAGCGggggaaagaagaaaaaacatctacaagtcgataaaaagaaatttaagatCTCCAAGAGAGCTATCGTTCAAATTCAAAACCCCGAGGATTCTCTGTGTCTACCCCGAGCTATCGCCGTGGCACGGTTACACAGTCAAAAACCTGAGCATTCCGACCCCAAATGGGAGAAGAAATGGAAACGTATGAGGTATGGGGATGTACGAGCTCTCGACCAGAAACGACAGGCCTTAGCTCTCATGGAACAAGCCGGCTGTCCAATCAACGAACCCTGTGGCCCTCAGGAGTGGGAGAAATTACAGCAGGTACTTGCCCCTCATTatcgattgaaaatatttcaatttaagacGAACACACAGCGTTTAAGGTTAGAACCCATCTACAAAGGACAGGGCCATGGTGTTTGTTTGAACATTCTGCTGGATAACGAACATTACGATACCATTACTGTGACATCTATGCCGGGAGTGGCGGAAAATCAATATTATTGCGATTACTGTGATGTAGGATATAGCCACATCGAAGAGCATCGTACCGTCTGTCCTCACCGATGTTCGTTTTGTTTAGCCGATACTCCCTGTTCCCCGGACGGTACCCATACGAATTGCCCTCATTGTAAGGGTTTTTTCAGAAATGCTACGTGTTACCAGACCCACTTGAAACCCTACAGTAACAATACTATGACAACCGTCTGCAGTTTAATGGGACGTGACCAGTGTCAGAAATGGATGTCCAAGCAGTTATTAAAACAGCACGCCTGCGGAGGTCAA
This genomic window from Ostrea edulis chromosome 4, xbOstEdul1.1, whole genome shotgun sequence contains:
- the LOC125678036 gene encoding uncharacterized protein LOC125678036, with the translated sequence MRINASGRQHPRSIVCLYWQQIMVIQCVVFKCSNRQGSKAKEKGVSFFRFPNDRRKRAAWIKTINRNNWAPNENSRVCSEHFVDSWHSDDPTDINYRPTLFSYKTREPSETQAAREERHSKRNLLQEINETDRTERLLMQKHHDFSLYSHSYYTSQPDCLQDINNNNDENMILDDVDIKTLKDEGVQCDPDPLLQENLALKKELDDLKRERSRYIWNVEKIANDDAKTKFYTGLPSFAVFMWLFNFMKPKAERMRYWIGSNTYLTADRQRKSKGSLELVDQLLAVLLRLRLGLFTSDIAHRFGISESTFSKYFATWISSLACELKSLNPFPARDIIDRTMPLSFKSKYSSVRVILDCTELFIQKSSSLVNQSMTFSNYKHHTTVKFLVGITPSGVISFISEGWPGKVSDRELTINSGIIDLLDENDSVMADKGFTIRDLLENKKCNLNIPPFRGACPQFSTDEVFKTQEIASLRIHVERSIGRVKNFHILDGVMPITLQPLVTKIFQVICWLTNLDVPLITN
- the LOC125678037 gene encoding uncharacterized protein LOC125678037, with protein sequence MIERPTTYGGTASNFKGLDRSVKHFEAGDVQDIKVSKINSSVIYVRAKCQASMRKQQYQVFICILTTNAGKPNVQHGYCQCPIGLAQACSHIGALLFALSHAKTNETTSESCTSQPCKWIIPGRQTKPIGPISTLPKKKRKLADTEENLDPLAAYDPRHSDDKDININTTLWQLKELRDVFPHTGMSHLWNIPDHAPEAIKEMEVQDIEDPMVTRMKNLIFCEDNAPQITIDHELVEFIETSTRGQRTSEMWQKLHIGRLTSSIFGDVLKAGPNPKSLIKQIVEGSSLQKYASLPPAVQWGQQNEAKARSEYVNLKTATNNNFKVEDTGLTLCTDNSFLGASSDGRVFDGDSIGVLEIKCPYSIKGTQVTTMEVSEIVAMGCPNFCLEYSMEGPRLKKSHKFYAQVQGEMAIMRLPWCDFVVWTDTAQNNICIDRIYFDSEFVSSMMPRLIEFYMHHIIQLQSSR